A part of Cervus elaphus chromosome 11, mCerEla1.1, whole genome shotgun sequence genomic DNA contains:
- the LOC122703045 gene encoding 60S ribosomal protein L23a-like, which produces MKMAPKAKKEAPAPPKAEAKAKALKAKKAVLKGVHSHKKKKIRTSPTFRRPKTLRLRRQPKYPRKSAPRRNKLDHYAIIKFPLTTESAMKKIEDNNTLVFIVDVKANKHQIKQAVKKLYDIDVAKVNTLIRPDGEKKAYV; this is translated from the coding sequence ATGAAGATGGCGCCGAAGGCGAAGAaggaagcccctgcccctcctaAAGCTGAAGCCAAAGCAAAGGCTTTGAAGGCCAAGAAAGCAGTGTTGAAAGGTGTCCacagccacaagaaaaagaagatccgGACGTCACCCACCTTCCGGCGGCCCAAAACACTGCGGCTCAGGAGGCAGCCCAAATATCCTCGGAAGAGCGCCCCCAGGAGAAACAAACTTGACCACTATGCCATCATCAAATTCCCCCTCACCACTGAGTCAGccatgaagaaaatagaagacaacAACACACTGGTATTCATTGTGGATGTCAAGGCCAACAAGCACCAAATTAAACAGGCTGTGAAGAAGCTCTATGACATTGACGTGGCTAAGGTCAATACTCTGATCAGGCCtgatggagagaagaaggcaTATGTTTGA